A window from Peromyscus leucopus breed LL Stock chromosome 8a, UCI_PerLeu_2.1, whole genome shotgun sequence encodes these proteins:
- the Popdc3 gene encoding popeye domain-containing protein 3: MEKNSSLWRSLVGEHPVCTAWKEEAEGAIYQLASILFVVGFMGGSGFFGLLYVFSLLGLGFLCSAVWAWVDVCAADIFSWNFVLFVICFMQFVHIAYQVHSITFAREFQVLYSSLFKPLGIPVPVFRTIALSSEVVSLEKEHCYAMQGKTSVDRLSLLVSGRIRVTVDGEFLHYILPFQFLDSPEWDSLRPTEEGIFQVTLTAETDCRYVSWRRKKLYLLFAQHRYISRLFSILIGSDIADKLYALNDRVYTGKKHHYDIRLPNYYQMSSPDLSRSPLTEQFRNSRPHCNK; encoded by the exons ATGGAAAAGAACTCAAGTTTGTGGAGGAGCCTGGTGGGTGAACACCCAGTCTGCACGGCCTGGAAGGAAGAGGCGGAAGGCGCCATCTACCAGCTTGCCAGTATCTTGTTTGTAGTAGGTTTTATGGGCGGCAGTGGGTTCTTCGGGCTCCTGTACGTCTTCAGCTTGCTGGGGCTGGGGTTCCTGTGCTCCGCGGTCTGGGCGTGGGTAGATGTCTGCGCTGCTGACATATTCTCCTGGAACTTCGTGCTGTTTGTCATCTGCTTCATGCAGTTTGTTCACATTGCCTATCAAGTTCACAGCATCACGTTTGCCCGAGAGTTCCAGGTGCTGTACAGCTCCCTTTTCAAGCCCCTCGGGATCCCTGTGCCCGTCTTCAGAACAATCGCTCTGAGCTCCGAAGTGGTTTCTCTGGAAAAGGAGCACTGTTATGCCATGCAAGGCAAAACCTCCGTTGACAGACTCTCCCTGCTTGTGTCGGGAAG GATCCGAGTGACAGTTGATGGTGAATTCCTGCATTACATCCTCCCCTTTCAGTTCCTGGATTCTCCGGAGTGGGATTCACTGAGACCCACAGAGGAAGGCATTTTTCAG GTGACTCTCACAGCAGAAACCGATTGCCGGTATGTGtcttggaggagaaaaaaattgtACCTGCTCTTTGCACAGCACCGCTACATCTCCCGCCTCTTTTCCATCTTGATTGGCAGTGACATTGCAGATAAACTCTATGCCTTGAATGACAGGGTGTATACAGGGAAAAAACATCACTATGATATTCGGTTACCCAACTACTATCAAATGTCAAGTCCAGACTTGTCCAGATCACCCCTGACGGAACAGTTTCGGAATTCCAGACCACACTGTAACAAATGA